DNA from Candidatus Angelobacter sp.:
CTGGGTGAAACGGAACTCAAGATTTCTGTCGTCAGCTATGGCGCGGCTTCGATCGGCAATGAATACGGCAACCTCGACGAAGCGCAAGGCATCCGGTCGTTGCAAGTCGCGCTCGACGGGGGCGTGAATTTCATCGACACCTCGCCTTATTACGGCCGGACGCTCTCGGAAAAGGTTCTGGGCAAGGCGTTCAAGGAGATCCGCCGCGATCGCTTCATTCTAGGCACAAAGTGCGGGCGTTATGATGTGGACGAATTCGATTTTTCCGCCGAACGCGTCACACGCAGTGTGGACGAAAGCCTTCAACGCATGGGCGTGGAGTATCTCGACATCATCCAGTGTCACGATATCGAGTTCGGCAGTCTCGACCAGGTCGTGAACGAGGCGCTCCCCGCCCTGCGCAAGCTTCAGCGGCAAGGCAAGGTGCGATTTGTCGGCGTGACCGGGTTTCCGTTGAAGATCTTCAAATACATCCTCGACCGGGCGGAACTCGACTGCATGTTGTCCTACTGTCATTACTCGCTCAACAACACGTCGCTGCCCGGCCTGATTCCCTATCTGCGAAGCAAAGGGGTGGGCATCATGAACGCATCGCCGTTCTCCGAACGACTCCTGACACGTCAGCCGTTACCGGCATGGCATCACGCCCCACCTCTGCTCCGCGAATATTGCCGCAGGGCGGTGGAGCACTGCGACGGCAAAGGCGTGGACATCGCAAAGCTGGCGATCCAGTTCTGCATTCAGAACCCGGACATTACAACGACCGTCGCCGGCACTGCGAACCCGACGAACATGGCGAACATATTGAAATGGATCGAGGAACCTGTTGACCGCGAGTTGATGGCCGAAGTGCAAAGGATTCTGGAGCCTGTGACAAGCTTGTTATGGCCGGTGGGCCTCCCCGAAAACAGCAATGATCCGCAATCCGGCCTCTGACTGTTGGTGGCGGGGCAATCAAAGAACGATTCTTGTCCCGACCCCGTTTTCTGACCTCGATCATCGTTCTGCACCGCCCGACTTTTCCGGCGTTGGGTCCACTTCGA
Protein-coding regions in this window:
- a CDS encoding aldo/keto reductase, which codes for MEYRSLGETELKISVVSYGAASIGNEYGNLDEAQGIRSLQVALDGGVNFIDTSPYYGRTLSEKVLGKAFKEIRRDRFILGTKCGRYDVDEFDFSAERVTRSVDESLQRMGVEYLDIIQCHDIEFGSLDQVVNEALPALRKLQRQGKVRFVGVTGFPLKIFKYILDRAELDCMLSYCHYSLNNTSLPGLIPYLRSKGVGIMNASPFSERLLTRQPLPAWHHAPPLLREYCRRAVEHCDGKGVDIAKLAIQFCIQNPDITTTVAGTANPTNMANILKWIEEPVDRELMAEVQRILEPVTSLLWPVGLPENSNDPQSGL